One Ignavibacterium sp. DNA segment encodes these proteins:
- the gatE gene encoding Glu-tRNA(Gln) amidotransferase subunit GatE, which yields MYDYIFKPFNEMTEADYKTIGFKSGLEIHQQLLTEKKLFCRCPAGKYSKEYDAEILRHMRPTLSEMGVYDGTALMEFKTKKNIIYHIKRETVCTYEMDDTPPFLINEEALDIAIGIGLLYNCNTVDELHIARKQYLDGSIPTGFQRTAIYALDGWIPYKDRKIRIVQMSIEEDSCREVSDIGHERVYLTDRLGMPLIETVTEPAMKTPQEAAEVAWQCSKLVRSTHKVRRGMGAAREDVNVSVEGGTRVEIKGVSQISMIPILTYNEAMRQWNLLRLREELKKRGITDETFKAEDFDVTNLLKKVNYAPLKNAVDTGMKICAVVLKGFKDLLHWQTQTDTYFSKEISDRVRVIACLTNIPNIIHSDSKSDTITSSDWQKIKKFANANDDDTMVIVWGSNEDAKTAVNEIIIRAKEATIGIPSETRQALSDGTNGFERILPGADRMYPDTDLPPKKITKERLERIKAWLPEQFWKRIEWYNKLGIPKETIEELSISRYAELFKKAVNEWKVNPTTAAVLLIQYPKRLKKTEYLIEWLNEDMFESVLKNLADNKIPEDSLFTTFKTVAELGTFTAEVVLNPASDKEIDDAIVKAQADYSKMKIINPEKKNKLLMGMIMKKLRGKVSAKDIAQRIGFAKGVK from the coding sequence ATGTATGATTATATTTTCAAACCTTTCAATGAAATGACCGAAGCCGATTATAAAACAATAGGCTTTAAATCCGGACTTGAAATACATCAGCAGCTTCTTACGGAAAAAAAACTTTTCTGCCGCTGCCCGGCTGGCAAGTACAGCAAAGAGTATGATGCCGAAATATTAAGACACATGCGTCCGACGCTTTCTGAAATGGGAGTTTATGACGGCACAGCACTGATGGAATTTAAAACAAAAAAAAACATTATCTATCATATTAAACGGGAAACAGTTTGTACCTACGAGATGGATGATACTCCGCCATTCTTAATAAATGAAGAAGCATTGGATATTGCGATCGGTATTGGGCTTCTTTATAACTGTAACACTGTAGATGAACTTCACATTGCAAGAAAACAATACCTGGATGGAAGCATACCAACAGGATTTCAGCGGACAGCAATTTATGCACTTGACGGATGGATTCCGTATAAAGATAGAAAAATCAGAATTGTTCAGATGTCGATAGAAGAAGATTCCTGCAGAGAAGTTTCTGATATTGGACACGAAAGAGTTTACCTGACTGACAGATTGGGAATGCCTTTGATTGAAACTGTTACAGAGCCAGCAATGAAAACACCGCAGGAAGCTGCTGAGGTTGCCTGGCAATGCAGTAAGCTGGTAAGAAGCACTCACAAAGTACGCAGAGGAATGGGTGCTGCACGTGAAGATGTTAATGTTAGTGTTGAGGGTGGAACTCGTGTTGAGATTAAAGGAGTTTCGCAGATAAGTATGATTCCAATTCTTACATACAACGAAGCAATGAGACAGTGGAATCTTTTAAGGTTAAGAGAGGAATTGAAAAAAAGAGGAATCACTGATGAAACATTTAAAGCTGAAGATTTTGATGTTACTAATCTCTTAAAAAAAGTCAATTACGCTCCACTTAAAAATGCAGTTGATACTGGAATGAAAATTTGTGCAGTTGTGTTAAAGGGATTTAAGGATCTTCTGCATTGGCAGACACAAACTGATACTTATTTCTCTAAGGAAATTTCTGATCGTGTCAGGGTTATTGCTTGCTTAACAAATATTCCTAATATAATTCACTCCGATAGCAAAAGCGATACAATCACTTCTTCAGATTGGCAGAAGATAAAAAAGTTTGCAAATGCTAATGATGATGATACAATGGTAATAGTATGGGGCAGTAACGAAGATGCAAAAACAGCAGTTAATGAGATTATCATTCGTGCTAAAGAAGCCACAATCGGAATTCCATCTGAAACAAGACAGGCTTTAAGTGATGGAACAAACGGCTTTGAGAGAATTCTTCCGGGTGCCGATAGAATGTATCCCGATACAGATCTTCCCCCAAAGAAAATTACTAAGGAAAGACTGGAAAGAATTAAAGCATGGTTACCTGAACAGTTCTGGAAAAGAATTGAATGGTATAATAAACTCGGAATCCCAAAGGAGACAATTGAAGAACTATCAATTTCCCGGTATGCAGAGCTTTTTAAAAAAGCAGTAAATGAATGGAAGGTGAATCCAACAACCGCAGCAGTACTTCTTATTCAATATCCTAAAAGATTAAAAAAGACAGAATATTTAATTGAATGGCTTAACGAAGATATGTTTGAGAGTGTTCTCAAAAATCTGGCTGATAATAAAATTCCTGAAGATAGTTTATTTACAACATTTAAAACTGTAGCCGAGCTTGGAACATTTACCGCTGAGGTGGTTCTTAATCCTGCTAGCGACAAAGAGATTGATGATGCAATTGTTAAAGCGCAAGCTGATTATAGTAAAATGAAAATTATCAATCCGGAAAAGAAAAATAAATTATTGATGGGAATGATAATGAAAAAACTTCGAGGTAAAGTTTCTGCAAAAGATATTGCTCAGCGAATCGGTTTTGCGAAAGGAGTTAAATGA
- a CDS encoding IS4 family transposase: protein MKEKHICPKRQKRNPSNKGGKFVLTIKNTKLYRGIVMVNVTLFSQILQKINRNIFARVIKEYSTDKHNKGINSWTHLVTMLFGQFAKCQSIREITNGLLSISGNLNHLGIQRKSPSKSSLSYINATRDWQMFRELFFSLYEDFQKRGYFQRKKFKGIKKKIFMLDSTIISVCIKVFDWAKYKKEKGAIKLHTLLDYDGCMPKYVYMTDGKKADVKHANYMLLPESSVIVADRAYIDFKMLYRWMKEKIIFVIKLKDAIKYEQVKEFPLPEGKDEHILKDEKIRLTGVDTKDHYPECLRRVVVYSETEKADVEIITNNFSWTAQTISELYKQRWSIETFFKELKQHLKIKSFLGTTENAMWIQIWTALITLLLLKYLKEISKYGWSLSNLIAFLRMNLFVKILLTEWLDNPFKPPEDLSMKLRQENLF from the coding sequence ATGAAAGAAAAGCATATCTGTCCAAAACGACAAAAAAGAAATCCCTCAAATAAAGGTGGTAAATTTGTTTTGACAATAAAAAACACCAAACTTTATCGAGGGATTGTAATGGTAAATGTAACACTTTTTAGTCAGATTTTACAAAAAATAAACAGAAACATTTTTGCAAGGGTAATAAAAGAATACTCAACAGATAAACATAATAAGGGAATAAATAGCTGGACGCATTTAGTAACGATGTTATTCGGTCAGTTTGCAAAATGTCAGTCAATAAGAGAAATAACAAATGGATTATTATCAATATCAGGTAATCTGAATCATTTGGGAATTCAAAGGAAATCACCTTCTAAATCATCTTTATCTTACATAAATGCTACAAGAGACTGGCAGATGTTCAGGGAGTTATTCTTTTCACTGTATGAAGATTTTCAGAAGAGAGGTTATTTCCAAAGGAAAAAATTTAAGGGAATTAAGAAAAAAATATTTATGCTGGATAGTACAATAATCAGCGTATGTATAAAAGTATTCGATTGGGCAAAATATAAAAAAGAAAAAGGAGCCATAAAGCTTCATACGCTTCTAGATTATGATGGCTGTATGCCCAAATATGTGTATATGACCGATGGAAAGAAAGCAGATGTGAAACACGCAAATTATATGCTTTTACCAGAGAGCTCAGTAATAGTTGCTGACAGAGCATACATAGACTTTAAGATGCTCTATCGGTGGATGAAAGAGAAAATAATATTTGTAATAAAACTAAAAGATGCAATCAAATATGAACAAGTAAAAGAATTTCCTTTGCCGGAAGGAAAAGATGAGCATATACTTAAGGATGAAAAAATCAGGTTAACCGGTGTGGATACCAAAGACCATTATCCTGAGTGCTTAAGACGAGTGGTAGTATATTCCGAAACAGAAAAAGCAGATGTGGAGATAATAACAAACAATTTTTCTTGGACAGCACAAACAATATCAGAGCTATATAAACAGCGATGGTCGATAGAAACATTCTTCAAAGAGCTTAAACAACACTTAAAAATCAAATCTTTTTTAGGAACAACTGAGAATGCGATGTGGATACAGATTTGGACAGCATTGATAACTTTGCTGCTGTTGAAATATCTAAAAGAGATATCCAAATATGGATGGAGTTTATCAAATTTAATTGCTTTTCTAAGAATGAATTTGTTTGTAAAGATTTTATTAACTGAATGGCTTGATAATCCTTTTAAGCCGCCAGAGGATCTTTCTATGAAACTAAGACAAGAAAATTTATTCTAA